TGCCTTGTGGAATACGGCCTGTGATTATGCCATCAACTGGATTTTGCTGGATGCCGGGATCACTTTACCCCCGAAATATCTGGACACGCCTGCCTGGCACGGCATGACGGCTGATGAGATTTATACTGAATTGACCACGCATACGGCGGAAGAAAGTCGTCCCGTGTTTGCGGACGGAGAGGGTGAATCCGCTGGTGACGTTGATCTTGGCGGAGTCGAGGGAGCGTCCAGCGAAGGAAATGAAGACAATTCCGGGGCTGAAAACGGTGCCGGAGCATCCGATGAAAGTGGACAGGTGGACGATGGTTCGGCGGGCGAAGCGTCTGATGGGGCGGCCGAAGACCTGTTTGGCGACCCTGGCGGAAGTGGGGAGGTGCGAGACGGTGTGTCTTCTGGCGATGGCGGTGGTTCTGCCGAGTCCGGACCGGACGAGGATTGGGAGCGCGCTTTGGCCCAGGCCGTTCAAAAGTCACGGGACGTCGGAGATCTGCCTGGAGAACTCGAACGGCTCGTCAACGATGTCTTGAATCCGAAAATTGATTGGCAGGAATTGCTTTCCCGGTACATTTGTGATCGGGCGCGGGACGATTACAGTTGGACGCCACCCAATAAGCGGTTTGTCCATCTGGATGTGATTTTGCCGTCGTTATCTCATCAGAAGTTGCCGGAATTGGTGTTGGCTGTTGATACGTCGGGCAGTGTGACCGTTCAGGAAATGGATCAGTTCGCCGCTGAAGTTTCCGGGATTCTGGACGCCTTTGATACCACGGTTCACATTGTGTATTGCGACGCGCATGTGGCAGGCAGTGAAACCTTTGACCGGGCGGATTTGCCGTTGAAGCTCTCCCCGAAGGGAGGAGGCGGGACGGATTATCGACCTGTATTCCAATGGATTGAACAGAGAGGGATGGATCCGGCCTGTCTGGTCTTTTTGACGGATCTGGAGTGTTTGAAATATCCGGATCATGAACCGGACTATCCTGTTTTATGGGCGTGCATCGGCCGGGGAGGCGTGGTGCCCCCCTTTGGCGAGCGTCTGGAAATCTGCTGACATGAAGGAGGCAGGATGAAAATTGAATGGACTATCAGTAAAAAAAGAGGCAATCATCGCCCAGTACTTCAGTATTCCATTGAACTGGAATCGTTTGAGGTCGATCTCGCCGTGCCGCAGGTGGTCGTGGATTCGGCCATTGCCAAACCGCCGTCTGCGTGGCGGTCGTTTTGCTATCCTGGCGAAGACGAACGGGGCGAAGGGCAGCTTGAGTGGTATCGGCTCATGTCTCCTTCGCACAAGCTCAAACGAATTTCCGAGTCGGTGACGTTGCCCTGGCGTGGGCAAACGCACGAGTTCGTGGATGTGAAGGCCGCGTTTGAACGGCTTCGCCATGATTTTGAACTGGTGTTGAAAAATGCCTATGAAAGTGCGCCTTTGAATCTGGTCGAGACGCTAGAGCTTTCCCGGAATACGCGGCAGCATATTGTGTGTGGAGTGGCCTCGGCCCGGATTCTGTCTGCGGTCGGATTTTAACCCTGTATGAAAGTGAAGTGAGTTGGTATTTTCTCATGTCAGAAACAGCAGAACACGTATTTGCCGGGTATCTTGGAGATAACGGGCTGGCTATGACGCCACAACGTCGAGTGATTGTTGAGACGTTTTTGGAAACGGAAGGACATTTTTCTGCCGAGGAATTGTACGCTCTGGTCAGAGTGAAGTCCCCGGAAATTGGTCAGGCAACGGTGTATCGGACACTCAAGTTGCTGGTTGATTCCGGTTTGGCGGATGCCCTTGATCTGGGGGATGGCGGAGCTGTGTATGAGCACGCTTACGGGCATGAGCATCATGACCATCTCATTTGTGTGCATTGCGGCAAGAATGTGGAAATTTGTGATGATCTTATTGAGGATCGGCAAGAGCAGGTGGCAACTGAGCATGGGTTTCAGCTTTCGCAGCATCGTATGTATCTGTATGGTGTGTGTGATGCGTGTCAGGGGCAGGGAAACCGGTAAACGTTCCGGCCTCTTGGGGCGAAGACAACGATATTTTGAAGGGCACCACTTTCTCGATGAGAGGAAGGGATGTCCTTCTTTTTTGTGAGGGCGAAGACTTTTTGTGCCGGTTCATGATAGATTGCATCTGGTGCGATCTATAGGTTCGGGACAGTGTGTCCCGGACGGTGTGTCATTGTATACACTTCAAGGAGTCGTCATATGCCGTTGAAAAAGTATCTTCTCATTCTTTCATGCGGAACAATCAGTCTTATCGCGGTTTTTTATGGGGTCTCCCCCGCGTGGTTTTTTGCCTCATTTCTGTCTGGCTCCATGCCACCGAGCCTGGATCAGGCACATATTTTACGGGCGGTCATGGGCTTATATCTTGCTCTTGGTGGATTCTGGTTGTTCGCCGCCTTTTCAGACCGCTATCGGGACGCTGGCGTGCTCGTTCTCTGTCTGTTCTGCGGGGGACTCGTCTCCGGGAGAATACTCAGCCTCATTGTTGACGGGATGCCATCGCCGATCTTGATGCTTTATGTCGTGATGGAATGCGCGCTTATCCCTGTTTGCCTGTGGTTGTTGATGCGAAAAGATTAGTAACGCATTAGAGAACTGGTCGAATTTGCGTGTGTCCGCCGGGTCATCCTCTTTCCCCATGAGAAAGATGGAAGTCTCTTGTCATGGCCTTTTCCAGAAAAAACGGACAAAAAGCGTCTCCAACGTGTGCGTTTTCCATTTTTTTTGGAAAAACGAAAGGTGCATGGTCCATTCTTTTTTCTACTCTCCAGGAATACTTGATATAGTTTCTATTCCATTTTGGTATGATCCTTGTATTTTCAAAAGAATATTTGTCACATGAATCCTGGGATGATTGGGATGGGTCTTGTGGCTTTTTTGCGTTTTCTTGAGCCAAATTGACGGGCTTTGAGTGCTGGGTATACAAGGCTGGGACGGCGTTGAAGAACGGTGAAAATTTAATCTTTCATATCCGTTTATAGAGTGAAAATAATTGGACGAAAAGGACAAAGATCGGGTCCCTGATGAGATATATTTGGCGTGTGTGTTGGTGGCTGTGTCTTTTGCTGCCCTTATTTTCCGGATGTTCCCGGTTTGAGGGACGGACGACTTTGACTGCTGAAGAACAGGAGTGGGTCGAGAACAATAGAGAAGTTTTACTCGGAGTTTCTCTGCATTATCCTCCGTATGAAGAGTTTGGGTTAAAGGGTGGATATCAGGGGTTGAGCGCGGATTATATCCAATTGATCCATGAAAAGACCGGGTTGGAATTCAAACCGCTTCGATTTCGTAATCGTGATGAGGTCATGGAAGGGGTCAAGCGGGCCGATATTTCGGTTGTCGCCGCGTTGGAAATGACGGATGAACGGCGAGAGTTCCTCGACTTTACTCAACCGTATGTCACTGTTCCGGCAGCCATTATCACCAGAAAAGAATTTCGTGGAGAACTATCACTTGAGAAGTTGGACGGGATGCGGATCGGCGTCACCGTT
The sequence above is a segment of the Pseudodesulfovibrio sp. JC047 genome. Coding sequences within it:
- a CDS encoding VWA-like domain-containing protein, encoding MNTAYIKILKARTGLVLEHPFFGSLCLRMQPQEDIHCATAWTDGRTLGYNPNYVNGLRDDQVQGLMAHTVMHPACQHHTRRNGRDHALWNTACDYAINWILLDAGITLPPKYLDTPAWHGMTADEIYTELTTHTAEESRPVFADGEGESAGDVDLGGVEGASSEGNEDNSGAENGAGASDESGQVDDGSAGEASDGAAEDLFGDPGGSGEVRDGVSSGDGGGSAESGPDEDWERALAQAVQKSRDVGDLPGELERLVNDVLNPKIDWQELLSRYICDRARDDYSWTPPNKRFVHLDVILPSLSHQKLPELVLAVDTSGSVTVQEMDQFAAEVSGILDAFDTTVHIVYCDAHVAGSETFDRADLPLKLSPKGGGGTDYRPVFQWIEQRGMDPACLVFLTDLECLKYPDHEPDYPVLWACIGRGGVVPPFGERLEIC
- a CDS encoding transcriptional repressor; the protein is MSETAEHVFAGYLGDNGLAMTPQRRVIVETFLETEGHFSAEELYALVRVKSPEIGQATVYRTLKLLVDSGLADALDLGDGGAVYEHAYGHEHHDHLICVHCGKNVEICDDLIEDRQEQVATEHGFQLSQHRMYLYGVCDACQGQGNR
- a CDS encoding DUF4345 domain-containing protein; its protein translation is MPLKKYLLILSCGTISLIAVFYGVSPAWFFASFLSGSMPPSLDQAHILRAVMGLYLALGGFWLFAAFSDRYRDAGVLVLCLFCGGLVSGRILSLIVDGMPSPILMLYVVMECALIPVCLWLLMRKD